In one window of Gemmatimonadota bacterium DNA:
- a CDS encoding elongation factor G, with amino-acid sequence MREYKSAEIRNIAVVGHGASGKTTLVDALAFVSGASRRHGSIKDGTTLTDTSPEEIAHGYSISLGCAYAEWKDTKINLLDTPGYADFAGDAIAGLVAADGALVTVGATGGVEVGTERMFREAVKRADPVLFVVAMMDKENADFDRAYESIKSRLTAKVVPVEIPIGSGSGFTGIINLFTKKAHLFKPNTKAGEYEEAAIPASEMARFERYHAEMVEAVAATDDALLERFFNGEEIPGDVEMQAMKEAMKRAELFPLLCCSSQLTWGVRTVLDFLVQLMPNAYEMEEIHALKGAEGSRTVEIHPKDGDPFTALVFKTTSENHVGEVSYFRTFSGLVASGAEVWNATRGMPEKLMHLAVPQGKERLEVSKLYPGDIGCVAKLKSTHTNDSLSTKEHPVRLPDIPFPDALVSFAIEATQRADEEKLQLGLHRLHDEDPTIQTHFEPETHETIIEGLGERHLDIALQRLKRQFGVEAKLRAPAIPYRETLLGQAEGQGRHKKQTGGKGQFGDCWIRIRPAPRGAGYEFVDKISGGVIPRQYIPAVDRGVQEAAERGVLAGYPVVDFAVEVFDGSYHSVDSNEASFKMAGILAFKTIAPKCRPALLEPLMSVEVSTPDAYLGDVMGDLSGRRGHIAGTEPLSDGLGTVVKAVVPQAELHLYATKLQSLTHGHGSVRYRFQGFEMMPHEAAAKVPSRGKEKEQE; translated from the coding sequence ATGCGGGAGTACAAGAGCGCGGAGATCCGCAACATCGCGGTAGTGGGCCATGGAGCGAGCGGGAAGACCACACTGGTCGACGCGCTCGCTTTCGTTTCCGGGGCGTCTCGACGCCATGGCTCCATAAAGGACGGGACCACGCTCACCGACACCTCGCCCGAAGAGATCGCCCACGGCTATTCCATCTCCCTCGGCTGCGCCTACGCCGAATGGAAGGACACCAAGATCAACCTGCTGGACACCCCCGGGTACGCCGACTTCGCCGGGGATGCGATCGCCGGGCTCGTCGCCGCGGATGGCGCACTCGTGACCGTCGGGGCGACCGGCGGCGTGGAGGTGGGGACCGAGCGGATGTTCCGCGAGGCGGTGAAGCGCGCGGACCCGGTCCTCTTCGTCGTCGCGATGATGGACAAGGAGAACGCCGACTTCGACCGGGCGTACGAGTCCATCAAGTCGCGCCTGACCGCCAAGGTCGTCCCCGTCGAGATCCCCATCGGCTCCGGGTCCGGCTTCACCGGGATCATCAACCTCTTCACCAAGAAGGCGCACCTCTTCAAGCCGAACACCAAGGCCGGCGAGTACGAGGAGGCGGCGATCCCCGCATCGGAGATGGCGCGCTTCGAGCGGTACCACGCCGAGATGGTCGAGGCCGTCGCCGCGACCGACGACGCGCTGCTCGAGAGGTTCTTCAACGGCGAGGAGATCCCGGGCGACGTGGAGATGCAGGCGATGAAGGAGGCGATGAAGCGCGCCGAGCTCTTCCCGCTCCTCTGCTGCTCGAGCCAGCTCACCTGGGGCGTGCGGACGGTGCTCGACTTCCTCGTCCAGCTCATGCCCAACGCGTACGAGATGGAGGAGATCCACGCGCTCAAGGGCGCCGAGGGCTCGCGGACGGTGGAGATCCACCCGAAGGACGGCGACCCGTTCACCGCGCTCGTGTTCAAGACGACGAGCGAGAACCATGTGGGCGAGGTGAGCTACTTCCGGACCTTCAGCGGGCTCGTGGCGAGCGGCGCCGAGGTGTGGAACGCGACGCGCGGGATGCCGGAGAAGCTGATGCACCTCGCCGTGCCGCAGGGGAAGGAGCGGCTCGAGGTGTCGAAGCTGTATCCGGGCGACATCGGCTGCGTGGCGAAGCTGAAGAGCACGCACACGAACGACTCGCTGAGCACCAAGGAGCATCCCGTCCGGCTGCCGGACATCCCGTTCCCCGACGCGCTGGTCTCGTTCGCGATCGAGGCGACGCAGCGCGCCGACGAGGAGAAGCTGCAGCTCGGCCTGCATCGGCTGCACGACGAGGACCCGACGATCCAGACCCACTTCGAGCCCGAGACGCACGAGACGATCATCGAGGGGCTCGGCGAGCGCCACCTGGACATCGCGCTGCAGCGGCTCAAGCGGCAGTTCGGCGTGGAGGCGAAGTTGAGGGCGCCCGCCATTCCGTATCGGGAGACGCTCCTCGGCCAGGCCGAAGGGCAGGGGCGGCACAAGAAGCAAACGGGCGGGAAGGGGCAGTTCGGCGACTGCTGGATCCGGATCCGTCCGGCGCCGCGCGGTGCGGGCTACGAGTTCGTGGACAAGATCTCGGGCGGCGTGATCCCGCGGCAGTACATCCCGGCGGTGGACCGCGGGGTGCAGGAGGCGGCCGAACGCGGTGTTCTCGCGGGGTATCCGGTGGTGGACTTCGCGGTCGAGGTGTTCGACGGGTCGTACCACTCGGTCGATTCGAACGAGGCCTCGTTCAAGATGGCGGGGATCCTCGCGTTCAAGACGATCGCGCCGAAGTGCCGGCCGGCGTTGCTGGAGCCGCTGATGTCGGTGGAGGTATCGACGCCCGATGCGTACCTTGGGGATGTGATGGGGGACCTGTCGGGGCGGCGGGGGCACATCGCGGGGACGGAGCCGCTGTCAGATGGGCTCGGTACCGTGGTGAAGGCGGTGGTGCCTCAGGCGGAGTTGCATCTCTATGCGACCAAGCTGCAGAGTCTGACGCACGGTCATGGGAGTGTGCGGTATCGGTTCCAAGGGTTCGAGATGATGCCGCACGAGGCGGCGGCGAAGGTGCCGTCGCGGGGGAAGGAGAAAGAACAGGAGTGA
- a CDS encoding Ig-like domain-containing protein has protein sequence MTGRLRRAVLSAVVLVTAALACRGDGPTGPTFQITDTTLRPGVVGQPYADTLDATGGARAKSWTLVRGTLPPGLALLTNGVLSGTPSATGSSTVDIRVTSKGKKRTRSFTILILPPLAIATNTLPSASQSQAYSTVLSATGGTGVYAWAVTTGMLPAGLALSAAGEIAGTPTGFGTDTVTLGVTSGLQSITKVFAITVTPSLTVTTTALADGTVGEPYADTLEALGAGPAANWGVASGALPAGLTLLSSGILSGTPTTAGTSDFTVQVNSGSQVATRALSVSVVAALVLNTATLPNGTAGAAYAQTLSASGGNGTYAWSVVAGALPAGLSLSAAGLLDGTPTTPSNNSFTLRVTSGAQQRERAFTMQISSADAASVEIAPTSASIELGDSLLLGAVAKDAGGVVLPGRPIAWSTLNAAVATVNGTGMVRAQAIGSVGIVASATGAGGATISDTAIMTVTPRPVDSVEVLPDRASLLIGEQQALTATMRDRFGNVLSGRTVTWTSSDAGVAAVDLNTGIVSSGAQGEATITALSEGITGTGTVVVSRGLILQAVQGGERHSCGLSEANLVFCWGRNGEGELGDSSFIDRLNPVRVRGSTPFVTLRVGSRHNCALTAAGTAWCWGSNAGGRLGMGDTLSRTVPEPVSGGLTFAQLSAGGTHTCGLTTGGAAYCWGLGLSGQIGDNNVNNRNAPTLVAGGNTFTSLSVGGNHTCGLTAAGAAYCWGLNSFGQLGDSTFGAINNRIVPTPVRGGHVFVKLSAGNSHTCGITDGGETYCWGSNGSIAANAGRLGDGTSIAQRVVPTLVAGGLTFTDIVAAGVLTCARTAIGTVYCWGQNDTGQLGDGTFTARTSPTPIAGGFTWDAFGAGNFHGCAIRDAGRTFCWGTNSQGAIGDGTVANRNTPVPVRP, from the coding sequence ATGACCGGTCGTCTTCGCCGCGCGGTCCTGAGCGCGGTCGTCCTCGTGACGGCCGCGCTCGCCTGTCGTGGCGACGGCCCCACCGGCCCCACCTTCCAGATCACCGACACCACCCTCCGCCCCGGCGTCGTCGGCCAACCCTACGCCGACACCCTCGACGCCACCGGCGGCGCCCGCGCCAAGTCCTGGACCCTCGTCCGCGGCACCCTCCCGCCCGGTCTCGCCCTCCTCACCAACGGCGTGCTCTCCGGGACCCCGAGCGCCACCGGCAGCTCCACCGTGGACATCCGCGTCACGTCCAAGGGCAAGAAGCGCACGCGCAGCTTCACCATCCTGATCCTCCCGCCGCTCGCCATCGCGACCAACACGCTGCCGAGCGCGAGCCAGTCGCAGGCGTACAGCACGGTCCTGAGCGCCACCGGCGGCACCGGCGTCTACGCGTGGGCCGTCACCACGGGCATGCTCCCGGCCGGCCTCGCGCTCAGCGCCGCGGGCGAGATCGCCGGCACGCCGACGGGGTTCGGCACCGATACCGTCACCCTCGGCGTCACCAGCGGGCTGCAGAGCATCACCAAGGTCTTCGCGATCACCGTCACGCCCTCGCTCACCGTCACCACCACCGCGCTCGCCGACGGCACGGTCGGTGAGCCGTACGCCGATACGCTCGAGGCGCTCGGCGCCGGCCCCGCGGCCAACTGGGGCGTCGCGAGCGGCGCACTTCCGGCCGGACTCACGCTCCTCTCGAGCGGCATCCTCTCCGGCACGCCCACCACCGCCGGCACGAGCGACTTCACCGTGCAGGTGAACAGCGGCTCGCAGGTCGCCACCCGCGCGCTCTCGGTGAGCGTCGTCGCCGCGCTCGTGCTCAACACCGCGACGCTCCCCAACGGCACCGCCGGCGCCGCCTACGCGCAGACGCTCTCGGCGAGCGGCGGCAACGGCACCTATGCGTGGTCCGTCGTCGCCGGCGCGCTCCCTGCCGGGCTCTCGCTCTCCGCGGCGGGCCTGCTGGACGGCACCCCCACCACGCCGTCCAACAACAGCTTCACCCTCCGCGTGACGAGCGGTGCGCAGCAGCGCGAGCGCGCCTTCACCATGCAGATCTCCTCCGCCGATGCGGCGAGCGTCGAGATCGCGCCCACCTCGGCCTCCATCGAACTCGGCGACTCGCTGCTCCTCGGCGCCGTCGCCAAGGACGCGGGCGGCGTCGTGCTCCCCGGACGCCCCATCGCGTGGAGCACGCTCAACGCGGCCGTCGCGACGGTGAACGGCACCGGGATGGTGCGCGCGCAGGCGATCGGCAGTGTCGGCATCGTCGCGAGCGCGACGGGTGCCGGCGGCGCGACGATCAGCGACACCGCGATCATGACGGTCACGCCGCGCCCGGTCGATTCGGTCGAGGTGCTCCCGGACCGCGCGAGCCTGCTCATCGGCGAGCAGCAGGCGCTCACTGCGACCATGCGTGACCGCTTCGGCAACGTGCTCAGCGGGCGCACGGTCACCTGGACCTCCTCTGACGCAGGGGTCGCGGCCGTCGACCTCAACACCGGGATCGTCAGTTCGGGCGCACAGGGCGAGGCGACGATCACCGCGCTCAGCGAGGGCATCACCGGCACGGGGACGGTCGTCGTGTCGCGCGGGCTCATCCTGCAGGCGGTGCAGGGCGGTGAACGGCATTCGTGCGGACTCTCCGAGGCGAACCTCGTCTTCTGCTGGGGTCGCAACGGCGAGGGTGAGCTCGGCGACAGCAGCTTCATCGACCGACTCAACCCCGTGCGCGTGCGCGGCTCGACGCCCTTCGTCACGCTGCGGGTGGGTTCGCGGCACAACTGCGCGCTCACCGCTGCCGGCACGGCCTGGTGCTGGGGCAGCAACGCCGGTGGTCGCCTCGGCATGGGGGACACGCTCTCGCGCACCGTGCCGGAGCCGGTCTCGGGCGGGCTCACCTTCGCGCAGCTCAGTGCGGGCGGCACGCACACCTGCGGGCTCACCACCGGCGGTGCGGCGTACTGCTGGGGGCTCGGGCTCTCCGGGCAGATCGGCGACAACAACGTGAACAATCGCAACGCTCCGACGCTCGTCGCCGGCGGCAACACCTTCACCTCGCTCAGCGTGGGCGGCAACCACACCTGCGGCCTCACCGCCGCCGGTGCTGCCTACTGCTGGGGACTCAACTCCTTCGGCCAGCTCGGCGACAGCACCTTCGGCGCGATCAATAATCGCATCGTCCCCACGCCGGTGCGCGGTGGACACGTGTTCGTGAAGCTGAGCGCGGGCAACTCGCACACCTGCGGCATCACCGACGGTGGCGAGACCTACTGCTGGGGCTCGAACGGCTCCATCGCCGCCAATGCCGGCCGGCTCGGGGATGGCACCTCCATCGCCCAGCGCGTCGTCCCGACGCTCGTCGCGGGTGGCCTCACCTTCACCGACATCGTCGCCGCGGGCGTCCTCACCTGCGCGCGCACTGCCATCGGCACGGTGTACTGCTGGGGGCAGAACGACACCGGTCAGCTCGGGGACGGCACCTTCACCGCGCGGACGTCCCCCACGCCCATCGCCGGCGGCTTCACCTGGGACGCCTTCGGCGCCGGCAACTTCCATGGCTGCGCCATCCGCGACGCGGGGCGCACCTTCTGCTGGGGCACCAACAGCCAAGGGGCCATCGGCGACGGCACGGTGGCCAATCGCAACACGCCCGTCCCCGTGCGGCCGTAG
- a CDS encoding 4'-phosphopantetheinyl transferase superfamily protein: MSAAPDVRVWRIALDPARAPDAEALAELSPRERARAEQFYSDDLRSRWLHGHVATRRILAEALGVAPAVITYGEGASGKPFLVAPGGSGLEYNYSDSGELGLLAVSTVGAVGADVEAMRRLPELERITERFFSVEERAAILSLPAAERHGAFHRVWARKEAYIKAVGDGLAHGLHRFAVTYAKGDARFVQMDGSREEARAWTLAEVEVPSGYEAAVAIRRPAVSIEVLDYR; this comes from the coding sequence GTGAGCGCCGCGCCGGACGTCCGCGTCTGGCGCATCGCGCTCGACCCGGCGCGCGCGCCCGACGCCGAAGCGCTCGCCGAGCTCTCCCCGCGCGAACGCGCGCGGGCCGAGCAGTTCTACTCCGACGACCTCCGCTCCCGCTGGCTGCACGGCCACGTCGCGACGCGCCGCATCCTCGCCGAGGCGCTTGGCGTCGCGCCGGCGGTGATCACGTACGGCGAGGGCGCGAGCGGGAAGCCCTTCCTCGTCGCACCGGGCGGGTCGGGCCTCGAGTACAACTACAGCGACTCGGGTGAGCTCGGCCTCCTCGCCGTCTCGACCGTTGGCGCGGTGGGCGCGGATGTCGAGGCGATGCGCCGCCTCCCCGAGCTCGAGCGCATCACCGAACGCTTCTTCTCGGTGGAGGAGCGCGCGGCGATCCTCTCGTTGCCCGCGGCCGAACGGCATGGCGCGTTCCATCGCGTCTGGGCGCGGAAGGAGGCGTACATCAAGGCGGTGGGCGACGGTCTCGCGCATGGGCTGCATCGGTTCGCGGTGACGTACGCGAAGGGCGATGCGCGGTTCGTGCAGATGGATGGGAGCCGCGAGGAGGCGCGCGCGTGGACGCTCGCCGAGGTCGAGGTGCCGAGCGGGTACGAGGCGGCGGTGGCGATCCGGCGCCCGGCGGTGTCGATCGAGGTGCTGGACTACCGCTGA
- the thyX gene encoding FAD-dependent thymidylate synthase, with the protein MPHFYTEPKVSVLARPSFVEPSHLPVQWMGDSTDGERLAEFAGRLCYMSQKNPANRTTRDYLENIKKQGHGSVLEHATYSLLLEGVSRSLTHELVRHRAGFAYSQLSQRYVDESDAAFVVPPAIIGDVALTAAWQAQIESAQATYIALVDSLMERYKWVDDKVHRRKMAREAARGVLPNSTETKIVVTANARGWRTMLELRAGEGAEFEIRRMACAVLRVMQQEAPAFFSDFEIYTAADRAEAARISYHKV; encoded by the coding sequence ATGCCGCACTTCTACACCGAACCCAAGGTCTCCGTCCTCGCTCGGCCGTCGTTCGTCGAGCCGAGCCATCTCCCGGTGCAGTGGATGGGCGACAGCACCGACGGCGAGCGCCTCGCCGAGTTCGCGGGCCGGCTCTGCTACATGAGCCAGAAGAACCCGGCGAATCGGACGACGCGGGATTACCTCGAGAACATCAAGAAGCAGGGACACGGGTCGGTGCTCGAGCACGCGACGTACTCGCTGCTCCTCGAGGGGGTGAGCCGCTCTCTCACGCATGAGCTCGTGCGCCACCGCGCGGGGTTCGCGTACTCGCAGCTCTCGCAGCGCTACGTGGACGAGAGCGATGCGGCGTTCGTCGTCCCGCCGGCGATCATCGGCGACGTGGCGCTCACCGCAGCCTGGCAGGCGCAGATCGAGAGCGCGCAGGCGACCTACATCGCGCTCGTCGACTCGCTCATGGAGCGCTACAAGTGGGTGGACGACAAGGTCCACCGCCGGAAGATGGCCCGCGAGGCCGCGCGCGGCGTGCTCCCCAACTCGACCGAGACGAAGATCGTCGTCACCGCCAACGCGCGCGGCTGGCGCACGATGCTCGAGTTGCGCGCCGGCGAAGGGGCCGAGTTCGAGATCCGGCGCATGGCGTGCGCCGTGCTCCGCGTGATGCAGCAGGAGGCCCCGGCCTTCTTCTCGGACTTCGAGATCTACACCGCCGCCGACCGCGCCGAAGCGGCACGGATCTCGTACCACAAGGTGTGA
- a CDS encoding FAD-binding oxidoreductase yields the protein MFASLITAAGFRGILRDDDAARAVYSEAAGVARILPRAVAVPADAEDVATLVRWAAEHRVALVPRGSGSSMANGAVGDGVIVDLGRLVGSQPPTPGGHSMVVGAAVLRDNVQSAALKVGMQFPVDPSSGAFATIGGMVATHAAGSRTVKYGPLRDWILGVECVFADGTRAWVRRGAHPPAVPAVREFLSSVAPRVLDAAPAARRHEGVRKESSGYALEAFATGGEVLDLLIGSEGTLAIITAVEVRLTPFPAATASLLAGFRDLEGAVATATRLGERGVSAVELLDRSFLDIVRGSGRELPLPRDLEAVLLVEAERHAEEDARQLVEELAGWCYAGGAIHVETAMSTDEEIRLWKLRHAASPILSELAPRLLSMQLVEDGCVPSARFPEYVRGVRAALARAGFQGVIFGHAGDAHAHVNALVDVTAPDWRARCEQLLDEVTALVARLGGTLSGEHGDGRLRTPLMSRHWPPEALALFAAVKTAFDPLGILNPGVKVAAPGAVPLGDIKYDPALAPLPAAARSALDLVVRERGWARHRLDLLG from the coding sequence ATGTTCGCCTCCCTGATCACGGCCGCGGGATTCCGCGGCATCCTCCGCGATGACGACGCCGCGCGCGCCGTCTACAGTGAGGCGGCAGGCGTGGCGCGGATCCTCCCGCGTGCCGTCGCGGTGCCCGCCGACGCGGAGGATGTCGCGACGCTCGTGCGCTGGGCCGCGGAGCACCGCGTGGCGCTCGTGCCGCGCGGATCGGGGAGTTCGATGGCCAACGGCGCCGTCGGCGACGGGGTGATCGTCGACCTCGGTCGGCTCGTCGGCTCGCAGCCGCCCACGCCGGGTGGCCACTCGATGGTCGTCGGCGCGGCGGTGCTGCGCGACAACGTGCAGTCCGCGGCGCTCAAGGTCGGCATGCAGTTCCCCGTGGACCCGTCGAGCGGGGCGTTCGCGACGATCGGCGGCATGGTCGCCACGCACGCCGCCGGCTCGCGCACGGTGAAGTACGGCCCGCTGCGCGACTGGATCCTCGGCGTGGAGTGCGTCTTCGCCGACGGCACCCGCGCCTGGGTGCGGCGCGGCGCGCATCCGCCCGCGGTCCCCGCGGTGCGCGAGTTCCTCTCGTCGGTGGCGCCGCGCGTGCTCGATGCCGCGCCGGCGGCGCGACGGCATGAGGGCGTGCGCAAGGAATCGAGCGGCTACGCGCTCGAGGCGTTCGCGACCGGCGGCGAGGTCCTCGACCTGCTCATCGGCAGCGAAGGGACGCTCGCGATCATCACCGCGGTGGAGGTGCGGCTCACGCCCTTCCCGGCGGCGACGGCGAGCCTGCTCGCGGGGTTCCGCGACCTCGAGGGGGCCGTCGCGACGGCCACGCGCCTCGGCGAGCGCGGCGTGAGCGCGGTGGAGCTGCTCGACCGGAGCTTCCTCGACATCGTGCGCGGCAGCGGCCGCGAGCTGCCGCTGCCGCGCGACCTCGAGGCGGTGCTGCTCGTGGAAGCGGAGCGGCACGCCGAGGAGGATGCGCGCCAGCTCGTGGAGGAGCTGGCCGGCTGGTGCTACGCCGGCGGGGCGATCCACGTGGAGACCGCGATGTCGACCGACGAGGAGATCCGGCTCTGGAAGCTGCGCCACGCGGCGAGTCCGATCCTCAGCGAGCTCGCGCCGCGCCTGCTGAGCATGCAGCTGGTGGAGGACGGGTGCGTGCCGAGCGCGCGCTTCCCCGAGTACGTGCGCGGCGTGCGCGCGGCCCTCGCCCGCGCGGGGTTCCAGGGCGTGATCTTCGGCCACGCCGGCGACGCCCATGCGCACGTGAACGCGCTCGTGGACGTCACCGCCCCGGATTGGCGCGCGCGCTGCGAGCAGCTCCTCGACGAGGTGACGGCGCTCGTGGCGCGCCTCGGCGGGACACTCTCGGGCGAGCATGGCGACGGGCGTCTCCGCACGCCACTGATGTCGCGGCACTGGCCGCCCGAGGCGCTCGCGCTCTTCGCGGCGGTGAAGACGGCGTTCGATCCGCTCGGGATCCTGAACCCCGGGGTGAAGGTCGCGGCACCGGGCGCGGTCCCGCTCGGCGACATCAAGTACGACCCGGCGCTGGCGCCGCTGCCCGCGGCCGCGCGGTCGGCGCTCGATCTGGTCGTGCGGGAGCGGGGATGGGCGCGGCACCGGCTCGACCTGCTCGGATAG
- a CDS encoding phytoene/squalene synthase family protein yields the protein MPSTVAPYVPAADPPERIRAASRFSVDVLPEVSRTFAISIRFLPGTLGVAVNVAYLLCRIADTIEDDNSTPPAKRAELLEQFLRTLSDREAADAFPALAAGLKGDAAHLKLVQHTDLVLVLFRTLPPRTRDRVAHWVREMGLGMAKFVRSYPAGIRIQTLAEYKEYCYYVAGTVGCMLTELWHEHASAVGKREFERLWVKCQAFGEALQTVNILKDIAWDAQHENSIYIPERDLARHGSGHSTLLSPSHLEHNHKAVVHFIEMARHDLDDALEYTLLIPRRAFRIRAFCVLPLLFAYATLRDLSGSRAMLQVGGQVKISRREVKALMVVGVASLVSNTALRWLVKRVKAKPFTLAPVAG from the coding sequence ATGCCATCCACCGTCGCGCCGTACGTCCCCGCCGCCGACCCGCCCGAGCGGATCCGCGCGGCGTCGCGCTTCTCGGTGGACGTCCTGCCGGAGGTCTCGCGCACCTTCGCGATCAGCATCCGCTTCCTGCCCGGCACGCTCGGCGTCGCGGTGAACGTCGCCTACCTGCTCTGCCGGATCGCCGACACGATCGAGGACGACAACAGCACGCCGCCGGCCAAGCGGGCCGAGCTGCTGGAGCAGTTCCTCAGGACGCTGTCCGACCGCGAGGCGGCGGATGCGTTCCCGGCGCTCGCGGCCGGGCTCAAGGGCGACGCGGCGCACCTCAAGCTCGTGCAGCACACCGACCTCGTGCTCGTGCTGTTCCGCACGCTTCCGCCCCGCACACGCGATCGCGTGGCGCACTGGGTGCGGGAGATGGGGCTCGGGATGGCGAAGTTCGTGCGCAGCTACCCGGCGGGGATCCGCATCCAGACGCTCGCCGAGTATAAGGAGTACTGCTACTACGTGGCGGGGACGGTGGGCTGCATGCTCACCGAGCTCTGGCACGAGCACGCGAGCGCGGTGGGGAAGCGCGAGTTCGAACGGCTCTGGGTGAAGTGCCAGGCGTTCGGCGAGGCGTTGCAGACGGTGAACATCCTGAAGGACATCGCCTGGGACGCGCAGCACGAGAACTCGATCTACATCCCCGAGCGCGACCTCGCGCGGCACGGGAGCGGGCACAGCACGCTGCTCTCGCCGTCGCATCTCGAGCACAACCACAAGGCGGTGGTGCACTTCATCGAGATGGCGCGCCACGATCTCGACGATGCGCTCGAGTACACGCTGCTGATCCCGCGCCGCGCCTTCCGCATCCGCGCCTTCTGCGTGCTGCCGCTGCTCTTCGCCTACGCGACGCTGCGCGACCTGAGCGGCTCGCGCGCGATGCTGCAGGTGGGCGGCCAGGTGAAGATCTCGCGTCGCGAGGTGAAGGCGCTGATGGTCGTCGGCGTGGCCTCGCTGGTGAGCAACACCGCGCTGCGTTGGCTCGTGAAGCGCGTGAAGGCGAAGCCGTTCACGCTCGCGCCGGTCGCGGGCTGA
- a CDS encoding zinc ribbon domain-containing protein — MTEPQAAMDALDLLFRRIVLAAHASGALEQPLTVGDLLDSFAPYGAARRDGALDTHDDYLHTLMRLVSGERDRFFGDDLMQDDLKAELATPNPDLTVLRTYAHTKLRISTAGVSDILAGDTTIDLRPPTPIGSPRVSGARVAPPSGGHSATPTPAGSRPSTAPIVEPITELRPSGAIPEAFAAYASSLSAAAAEGLAAAQAAGPSGVTAEPECPYCAQALPKGRTTKFCPSCGQNLLVRRCPGCSAEIESGWKFCVTCGRKA, encoded by the coding sequence GTGACCGAACCCCAGGCCGCCATGGACGCCCTCGACCTCCTCTTCCGCCGCATCGTCCTCGCCGCGCACGCCTCCGGCGCGCTCGAGCAACCGCTCACCGTGGGCGACCTGCTCGACTCGTTCGCGCCCTACGGCGCGGCGCGGCGCGACGGGGCGCTCGACACCCACGACGACTACCTCCACACGCTGATGCGGCTCGTCTCGGGCGAACGCGACCGGTTCTTCGGCGACGACCTCATGCAGGACGACCTGAAGGCCGAGCTCGCGACGCCCAACCCGGACCTCACGGTGTTGCGCACCTATGCGCACACCAAGCTCCGGATCTCGACGGCCGGCGTATCGGACATCCTCGCGGGTGACACGACGATCGACCTGCGCCCCCCCACGCCGATCGGGTCGCCCCGGGTCTCCGGCGCGCGCGTCGCGCCGCCGTCGGGCGGGCACTCGGCGACGCCCACGCCGGCGGGGTCCCGGCCGTCGACGGCACCGATCGTCGAGCCGATCACGGAACTTCGGCCGTCGGGCGCGATACCAGAGGCATTCGCGGCTTACGCGAGCAGTCTCTCGGCGGCCGCCGCCGAAGGGCTCGCGGCCGCCCAGGCCGCCGGCCCGAGCGGTGTCACCGCCGAGCCCGAATGCCCGTATTGCGCTCAGGCGCTCCCCAAGGGGCGCACGACCAAGTTCTGCCCGTCCTGCGGGCAGAATCTCCTTGTGAGGCGCTGCCCCGGCTGCAGCGCGGAGATCGAATCCGGATGGAAGTTCTGCGTCACCTGCGGGCGGAAGGCCTGA
- a CDS encoding ribonuclease HI yields MSARFPLVAIYADESCLGNGKEGDNPGGAGVLAEWRHADGRISRRDLWISARATTNNQMALRSVIEAFDGLGAKNGRFSVQFTTDSRYIVDGLTSWVFGWARNGWKRKTGPIENLALWHDAIGAVDGHEVSWQWVKGHAGHPQNEYANDLAVKAATELSASGGFIDSGFDAWLEARRAKGGARAAVAAFPDGERFKAAPSLPRVS; encoded by the coding sequence GTGAGCGCGCGCTTCCCGCTCGTCGCGATCTACGCCGACGAGTCGTGCCTCGGCAACGGCAAGGAAGGGGACAATCCCGGCGGCGCGGGCGTGCTCGCCGAGTGGCGCCACGCCGACGGCCGCATCTCGCGGCGCGACCTCTGGATCTCGGCGCGCGCGACGACGAACAACCAGATGGCGCTCCGCTCGGTGATCGAGGCCTTCGACGGCCTTGGCGCGAAGAACGGGCGATTCAGCGTGCAGTTCACGACCGATTCGCGCTACATCGTGGACGGGCTCACCTCGTGGGTCTTCGGCTGGGCGCGCAACGGCTGGAAGCGGAAGACGGGGCCGATCGAGAACCTCGCGCTCTGGCACGACGCGATCGGCGCGGTGGACGGCCACGAGGTGTCGTGGCAGTGGGTGAAGGGGCACGCCGGGCATCCGCAGAACGAGTACGCCAACGACCTCGCGGTGAAGGCGGCCACCGAGCTCTCGGCGTCGGGCGGCTTCATCGACTCGGGATTCGACGCCTGGCTCGAGGCGCGGCGGGCGAAGGGCGGCGCGCGCGCCGCGGTCGCAGCCTTCCCCGATGGCGAGCGGTTCAAGGCGGCCCCATCTTTGCCTCGCGTGTCGTGA